The following proteins come from a genomic window of Desulfurococcus sp.:
- a CDS encoding ABC transporter permease — translation MGLAGYIARRIVLYTAVFFTALSITWLIPRLLGNPIAIVVARLGPSPAGAAIVASYFMQAFGFDKPLYEQYFLFLRGLLSGDLGVSLWLLGRPVSSIVYKALIFDIILMAPAIIISWFIGNYLGALAARHKRLDRVLMPVLYILAATPYFVLAMLLQWTLTVRYKAFPTVISSTILDQMLRSPTWESISSFLHAITLPMLSLIVVSMGGWASGMRTMMIYELESNYSRFMEMLGMSEKKISLYAFRYAINPQISGLGVQLGTLVVGAAGVEYIFNYPGLGYFLFNAIINNDPFLLQGAILLLVLMVIAANFIVDILYAILDPRIRIGVVS, via the coding sequence ATGGGGCTTGCAGGCTATATTGCTAGGAGAATAGTGTTATATACAGCAGTCTTCTTTACGGCATTAAGTATCACGTGGCTTATACCTAGGCTTCTAGGTAACCCGATAGCTATAGTTGTAGCTAGGCTTGGCCCTAGCCCTGCAGGTGCTGCTATAGTAGCCTCATACTTCATGCAGGCGTTTGGATTTGATAAACCACTCTACGAGCAGTACTTTTTATTTCTGAGAGGGTTACTCTCTGGTGACCTTGGAGTTAGCTTATGGTTGCTGGGTAGACCTGTATCCAGTATAGTCTATAAAGCTTTAATTTTCGACATAATACTTATGGCTCCAGCGATAATAATAAGCTGGTTCATAGGGAACTATCTAGGAGCTCTTGCAGCAAGACATAAACGACTAGATAGAGTGTTAATGCCAGTCCTCTATATTCTGGCTGCTACACCCTACTTCGTTCTAGCCATGCTCCTCCAGTGGACGCTTACAGTTAGATATAAGGCTTTTCCAACTGTTATATCCTCAACGATCCTTGATCAAATGCTTAGAAGCCCTACCTGGGAGTCCATATCTAGCTTCCTCCACGCTATAACACTCCCAATGCTAAGCCTTATAGTAGTCTCCATGGGAGGTTGGGCTTCAGGCATGAGGACGATGATGATCTATGAGCTGGAGTCCAACTACTCTAGATTCATGGAGATGCTGGGTATGTCCGAGAAGAAGATATCACTATACGCGTTCAGGTATGCTATTAACCCTCAGATTTCAGGTCTAGGCGTACAACTTGGAACTCTTGTTGTAGGAGCAGCCGGCGTCGAGTACATATTCAATTATCCTGGCTTAGGCTACTTCCTCTTCAACGCTATAATAAATAACGATCCCTTCCTGCTCCAGGGAGCCATACTCCTACTAGTCTTAATGGTTATAGCAGCTAACTTCATAGTGGACATCCTCTACGCGATCCTAGACCCGCGTATAAGGATAGGAGTGGTGAGCTAG
- a CDS encoding ABC transporter substrate-binding protein, translating to MPSRIILLLLILLIILPALPLTTAQQVPPREETVIIGGGMWSPPTNFNPLVPWSATTGTIGLIYETLYVYLPHLDKLMPWLASEEPTWLSNDSLQVKLRDAAWWDRTPLTSADVKFTFYDLPKKIPGVYYSSILEYLLDVETPDDKTVIFKFNTTTISYPTLYYYLYSIPVLPKHIFEPVINEKGSNVLQMEVVGADKPENIVGSGMYRVYMTTEDTLYMVRVDNWWGSKYFGTPGPKYIKYVMVFSNQVALGLLLRGDLDWSNFFIPGIPDLVKRYDFLVTWYKDRPFYLPANVAYLFVNHAKKPLNDPNFRKAMYYAIDVDRIVNEVFEGSVVKSNPVGLIEIPGWKEFLATDLINSYGYGYNPEKAKQILDSAGYKDIDGDGWREAPDGSKISLEIIVPYGWTDWMQAAIIIADNLKAVGIKAEASFPAYGVYADKMYKGEFDMLINNFGSYVAISPYLLYNWVFWPDAPAPGEPSWNGNFGRYRNENLTALLDKIANTPLDNTSGLKQLYYDLQKILLDEMPYLPLWYNAYWFQATTLYWTGWPTQSNPYGIPVSWTGRWGDGGLLVLLNLKPVKATPTPSPTPTTSPAPTPIQTPSPTPTPSPPVTQAPAESQLALYAIVAVVIVVIVVIAVFLLRRRRA from the coding sequence GTGCCTAGTAGGATCATCCTACTACTCCTGATCCTCCTAATAATTCTACCCGCTCTGCCGCTAACAACCGCCCAACAGGTTCCACCGAGAGAGGAAACCGTTATCATAGGAGGAGGAATGTGGTCTCCCCCCACAAACTTCAACCCGCTAGTTCCATGGAGTGCTACAACTGGAACTATTGGTTTAATCTATGAAACTCTATACGTATACCTACCGCATTTAGATAAGTTAATGCCGTGGCTGGCTTCAGAAGAGCCCACCTGGCTGTCTAATGATAGTCTCCAAGTCAAGCTCCGCGATGCTGCGTGGTGGGATAGAACACCACTTACAAGCGCTGACGTGAAATTCACATTCTATGATCTACCTAAGAAGATACCTGGAGTCTACTACTCCAGTATACTGGAATACCTCCTCGATGTTGAAACACCAGATGATAAAACTGTTATATTCAAGTTCAATACTACCACTATTAGCTACCCAACACTATACTATTACCTCTACTCTATACCAGTGCTACCTAAACACATATTCGAGCCTGTAATAAATGAAAAGGGCAGTAATGTCCTGCAGATGGAGGTTGTGGGAGCAGATAAACCAGAGAACATTGTAGGCTCAGGCATGTATAGAGTATACATGACTACAGAAGATACACTCTACATGGTGAGAGTTGATAACTGGTGGGGTTCAAAGTATTTTGGGACGCCGGGGCCGAAGTACATTAAGTACGTCATGGTATTCAGCAATCAGGTAGCTCTCGGACTGCTATTGAGAGGTGATCTAGACTGGAGCAACTTCTTTATTCCAGGTATCCCAGACCTCGTGAAAAGATACGACTTCCTAGTCACATGGTATAAGGATCGACCGTTCTACCTACCGGCTAATGTTGCATACCTCTTCGTTAACCATGCGAAGAAACCGTTAAACGATCCTAACTTCAGGAAAGCCATGTACTACGCGATCGATGTTGATAGAATAGTTAACGAGGTCTTTGAGGGAAGTGTTGTAAAGTCTAATCCGGTTGGCTTAATAGAAATACCCGGCTGGAAGGAGTTCCTTGCCACAGATTTAATAAACAGCTATGGATACGGGTATAACCCTGAGAAGGCTAAACAGATACTTGACAGCGCCGGATACAAGGATATCGATGGTGATGGATGGAGAGAAGCACCTGATGGAAGCAAGATAAGCCTCGAGATCATCGTGCCTTATGGATGGACTGACTGGATGCAGGCAGCAATAATCATAGCTGATAACCTTAAAGCTGTTGGCATAAAGGCTGAAGCCAGCTTCCCAGCATACGGCGTGTATGCGGATAAAATGTATAAAGGAGAGTTTGACATGCTGATAAACAACTTCGGTAGCTACGTAGCTATATCACCATACCTACTCTACAACTGGGTGTTCTGGCCTGATGCACCCGCGCCTGGAGAGCCCAGCTGGAATGGAAACTTTGGGAGATATAGGAATGAAAATCTCACAGCACTACTTGATAAAATAGCGAATACTCCTCTCGATAATACCAGCGGGTTAAAGCAGCTCTACTATGACCTCCAGAAGATACTGCTTGATGAAATGCCGTATCTACCGTTATGGTACAATGCATACTGGTTCCAAGCCACTACATTATATTGGACTGGATGGCCAACTCAAAGCAACCCCTATGGTATACCAGTGTCATGGACTGGTAGATGGGGAGATGGTGGTCTACTAGTACTCTTGAATCTAAAGCCCGTTAAGGCAACGCCGACACCCTCTCCAACTCCAACAACATCTCCAGCGCCCACTCCCATCCAAACCCCATCTCCAACACCAACACCGTCGCCTCCAGTAACTCAGGCTCCAGCTGAGTCACAGCTAGCATTATATGCTATCGTGGCTGTAGTGATAGTCGTTATAGTTGTGATCGCAGTATTCCTTCTCAGGAGAAGGAGGGCTTGA
- a CDS encoding ABC transporter permease, with the protein MVSKLVSKETRALLRKNRKFWVSTIIVVFVISLGLLGPLATKYGPRTPAGTPRSPPTLNHPFGTDYFGYDVFAEVVYGIRVSLSVGVIAAIVATTIGVLLGMIAGLKGGWIDSLVEFATNTFLTIPSLLVILLITAYMGRREITDMGLLIGAFSWPWTARAVRSQVAALKASDYVSLSYLSGNSSFRVLYKDILPNIASYILLVFVIQFSGGILAVVTLEFLGMGAAEWSLGAILNLAVIWGAVTLDVWWWFFPGIIIVLLMSSLYILVISLEEVFNPRLRRE; encoded by the coding sequence ATGGTATCAAAGCTTGTATCCAAGGAGACTAGAGCTCTCCTAAGGAAGAATAGGAAGTTCTGGGTTAGCACTATAATAGTAGTATTTGTAATCTCTCTAGGACTACTGGGCCCACTGGCAACAAAATATGGGCCTAGAACACCAGCTGGGACTCCAAGAAGCCCTCCTACACTCAATCACCCATTTGGTACCGATTACTTTGGCTACGATGTCTTCGCTGAAGTAGTCTACGGTATTAGAGTCTCACTTTCAGTTGGAGTGATTGCCGCTATAGTTGCAACTACTATCGGAGTCCTCCTCGGCATGATCGCAGGGTTGAAGGGCGGCTGGATCGACTCGCTCGTGGAGTTTGCTACTAATACTTTTCTAACTATACCATCCCTCCTAGTGATACTCTTGATCACAGCATACATGGGGAGACGCGAGATCACAGATATGGGGCTTCTTATAGGAGCCTTCTCGTGGCCCTGGACCGCTAGGGCTGTACGCTCTCAAGTAGCTGCTCTAAAAGCCTCAGACTACGTTTCCCTCTCGTATCTCAGCGGTAACAGCTCTTTTAGAGTACTCTACAAGGATATCCTGCCGAACATCGCATCATACATACTGCTAGTCTTCGTGATACAGTTTAGCGGTGGAATACTAGCAGTTGTTACACTAGAATTCCTGGGAATGGGGGCGGCAGAGTGGTCTCTAGGCGCTATACTAAATCTAGCTGTGATCTGGGGTGCTGTGACCCTCGATGTATGGTGGTGGTTTTTCCCAGGTATAATCATAGTGCTACTGATGTCCTCACTATACATTCTAGTGATCTCCCTCGAAGAGGTCTTCAATCCGAGACTCAGGAGGGAGTAG
- the bgaS gene encoding beta-galactosidase BgaS: MGKPASSVSIEFPEGFKWGVSQSGFQFEMGDLRRRFVDTNTDWWHWVRDPYNISSRLVSGDLPEDGVDYFELYRSDHEIARGLGLNAYRIGVEWSRIFPHPTWTIEAGVEYDSHGLVKNVKITEDTLRELDEIANHDALELYRDIILDLRRQGFKVVVNLLHFTLPFWLHNPLKARASRLEKGPLGYLDPRFPVEFAKYAAYIAWKLGDIVDMWSTITEPLVPIELGYLWINAGWPPGVEAPHVIPKAVSNLIIAHALAYEMVKKFDGVRADPDSSEAAQVGVIYNIIPAYALDEESKLAAEHYSYLHNEVFLNAITTGKLDLNLDQSSIVKPPLLGGKLDWIGVNYYTRNVVKRVEPMYGNKLMDFASIPGYGYSCTPNGVSKAGRWCSDFGWEFYPEGLEDAVRLAERYSPSVYITENGVADSRDVYRPAVIVNHLYVLHKLIEEGVGVKGYFHWALVDNYEWAQGFKQRFGLYEVNLKTKERIPRESSIIYKSIAESNSIPREHLKHLIELKLEKA; encoded by the coding sequence TTGGGTAAGCCAGCCTCATCAGTGAGTATAGAGTTTCCTGAAGGATTCAAGTGGGGTGTATCACAGTCAGGCTTCCAGTTCGAGATGGGTGACCTCCGCCGAAGATTCGTGGATACTAATACCGACTGGTGGCACTGGGTGAGAGACCCGTATAACATAAGTAGCAGGCTTGTAAGCGGTGATTTACCTGAGGATGGAGTCGATTATTTCGAGTTGTATAGGAGTGACCACGAGATAGCTCGAGGCCTCGGCTTAAACGCTTACAGGATTGGAGTAGAATGGAGTAGAATTTTCCCTCATCCCACATGGACTATCGAAGCCGGCGTGGAATACGATAGCCACGGCCTTGTAAAGAATGTTAAGATTACAGAAGATACTCTGAGAGAGCTTGATGAAATAGCTAATCATGACGCCTTAGAACTCTACCGTGACATCATATTAGACCTTAGAAGACAAGGGTTCAAAGTCGTAGTTAATCTTCTCCACTTTACTCTCCCATTCTGGCTTCACAACCCCCTTAAGGCCAGGGCGTCGAGACTAGAGAAGGGCCCGCTGGGATATCTGGATCCACGTTTCCCCGTGGAGTTCGCAAAGTATGCTGCCTACATAGCATGGAAGCTAGGAGACATCGTAGACATGTGGTCAACTATAACTGAGCCATTAGTCCCCATCGAGCTCGGATATTTATGGATTAATGCTGGATGGCCTCCAGGCGTGGAGGCCCCCCACGTGATCCCTAAGGCGGTATCAAATCTAATCATAGCTCATGCACTAGCATACGAGATGGTGAAGAAGTTTGATGGTGTGAGAGCTGACCCTGACTCCAGTGAGGCAGCTCAAGTAGGCGTAATCTACAATATTATCCCAGCCTATGCTCTCGATGAGGAGAGTAAACTAGCAGCAGAACACTACTCGTACCTTCACAACGAGGTCTTCCTCAATGCTATCACCACGGGGAAGCTAGATTTAAATCTTGATCAGAGCTCAATAGTAAAGCCTCCATTGTTAGGCGGGAAGTTAGATTGGATAGGAGTAAACTACTATACAAGAAATGTAGTAAAACGTGTTGAACCCATGTATGGAAATAAGCTCATGGACTTCGCTAGTATACCCGGGTACGGGTATTCTTGTACTCCTAACGGTGTCTCAAAAGCTGGGAGATGGTGTAGTGACTTCGGCTGGGAGTTCTACCCTGAGGGATTAGAGGATGCAGTACGGTTAGCTGAAAGATATTCTCCAAGCGTATACATAACGGAGAACGGGGTTGCAGACTCACGTGACGTATACCGTCCAGCAGTAATCGTAAACCACTTGTACGTTCTACATAAACTGATAGAGGAGGGAGTGGGTGTTAAAGGCTACTTCCACTGGGCTTTAGTTGACAACTACGAGTGGGCCCAGGGCTTTAAGCAGAGATTCGGCTTGTACGAGGTTAACTTGAAGACTAAGGAGCGGATTCCCAGGGAGTCTTCTATAATATATAAATCCATAGCTGAATCAAACAGTATACCCAGAGAGCACTTGAAACATCTAATAGAGCTCAAGCTGGAGAAAGCTTAA
- a CDS encoding HesA/MoeB/ThiF family protein: MSLSQDELERYSRQLPIIGVDGQLKLKNTSVLVAGAGGLASTVLYYLTAAGVGRIVFIDDGVVELSNLQRQILYDSSDIGKPKVQAAYEKLAKLNPGVALEPVHETITRELLSRLVPRVDLIVDALDNWNTRFLLDEAAWMHGKPLVHAGVGEYYGQLTVVIPGETPCLRYLFRGVRDEGRGGVVVLPQVPGILGLLEVNEVFKLVLGYGRPLANKMLLFNARNPSLEVIELKVDENVKAEVLKYCGEPFRGIVKP; this comes from the coding sequence TTGAGCCTCAGCCAGGATGAACTGGAGAGATACAGCAGGCAGCTACCCATTATAGGAGTAGATGGACAATTGAAGCTCAAGAATACCAGCGTGCTTGTGGCAGGAGCCGGCGGGCTGGCCTCCACAGTACTCTACTATCTTACTGCAGCTGGAGTCGGGAGAATAGTATTCATCGATGACGGTGTAGTAGAGTTAAGTAACCTCCAAAGACAAATACTCTATGATTCAAGCGATATCGGTAAACCGAAAGTACAAGCAGCCTACGAGAAGCTCGCTAAGCTGAACCCTGGGGTAGCCTTAGAGCCGGTTCACGAAACCATAACTAGAGAGCTGCTTAGCAGGCTAGTACCGAGAGTAGACTTGATTGTTGACGCCTTAGACAACTGGAACACCCGCTTCCTGCTAGACGAGGCTGCATGGATGCACGGTAAGCCATTAGTTCACGCAGGTGTCGGAGAATACTACGGTCAGCTCACAGTGGTAATACCCGGGGAGACACCATGCCTGCGCTACTTGTTCAGAGGGGTGAGAGACGAGGGGAGAGGGGGAGTTGTAGTCCTACCCCAGGTACCCGGCATCCTAGGGCTCCTTGAAGTAAACGAGGTCTTCAAGCTTGTGCTCGGCTACGGTAGGCCGCTAGCCAACAAAATGCTCTTATTCAATGCGAGAAACCCCTCGCTAGAGGTAATCGAGTTAAAAGTAGATGAGAACGTTAAAGCAGAGGTATTAAAGTACTGTGGTGAACCATTCAGAGGTATCGTGAAACCCTAG
- a CDS encoding ABC transporter ATP-binding protein — MRSILTIRDYRVYYKTSSGYVKAVDGVNLELGGGEILGLIGESGSGKTTLIMSLIQPKPPMRIMGGSARFQEIELVKLKQQERKDLLLTRISIIPQYALDSLPVIKKIRTFLRDLARDKKRDFEEVVKVFSERARLIGLPDSILDVYPLELSGGMRQRVVIAIATMFSPDLLIADEPTSALDVTTQRHVLELLKELRDRGIVRSLIYITHDIATVRQIADKLAVMYAGKIVEVGSLSEILSNPKHPYTKKLLESVPTLEVNYKNRMLKGLSGSPPSLLNPPTGCRFHPRCPLARDICRREEPPLVEVEPGHYVACWLYAQR; from the coding sequence ATGAGAAGCATCCTCACAATTAGAGATTACAGAGTTTACTATAAGACTTCCTCAGGCTACGTAAAGGCTGTAGACGGTGTTAACCTTGAACTAGGGGGAGGAGAGATCCTAGGGCTGATAGGTGAAAGCGGGAGCGGGAAGACAACGCTAATCATGAGTTTAATACAGCCAAAGCCACCGATGAGGATTATGGGTGGATCCGCGAGATTCCAGGAGATCGAGCTTGTTAAATTAAAGCAGCAGGAGAGAAAGGACCTCCTACTAACTAGGATCTCTATTATACCTCAGTACGCTTTGGACTCACTTCCAGTAATAAAGAAGATTAGAACCTTCCTGAGAGACCTAGCTAGAGATAAGAAACGAGACTTCGAAGAGGTAGTTAAAGTATTCTCTGAGAGAGCGAGACTCATAGGCCTACCCGACAGCATACTAGACGTCTACCCTCTCGAGCTATCAGGCGGCATGAGGCAGAGGGTGGTAATAGCTATTGCCACAATGTTCTCTCCAGACCTCCTGATAGCTGATGAGCCGACCTCAGCTCTCGATGTAACAACGCAGAGACACGTACTCGAGCTCTTAAAAGAGCTGAGAGATAGAGGAATAGTGAGGTCGCTGATATACATTACACATGATATTGCTACTGTGAGGCAGATTGCCGATAAGCTTGCAGTCATGTATGCTGGGAAGATTGTTGAAGTAGGATCACTCAGCGAAATCCTCTCAAACCCCAAACACCCGTATACTAAGAAGCTACTGGAGTCTGTGCCAACGCTTGAAGTCAACTATAAGAACAGGATGCTTAAGGGGCTGAGTGGCTCGCCGCCAAGCCTACTCAACCCGCCGACTGGATGCCGCTTCCACCCGCGGTGCCCTCTAGCCAGGGATATCTGCAGGAGGGAGGAGCCACCACTAGTAGAAGTAGAACCAGGCCACTACGTTGCATGCTGGCTGTACGCTCAGAGGTGA
- a CDS encoding ABC transporter ATP-binding protein, with translation MSTPFIRLKELTKIYSLGVLGKKKIVAVDRVSFDIRSGEILSILGESGSGKSTIAKMVLRLLKPSGGNIVMYTSERAIDPWNLRKWSEIKEYFRRVQGVFQDPYASFNPRRKVLDVLYDTVRNFFPELKDNPTAAKTMISDVLEGLGLRIQDLEGKYPHQLSGGQLQRVSIARALLPKPQFIIADEPVSMVDASTRIDILNIFINLKKEYGVTPVVITHDYSLAHYASDRIVVLYRGQLMEEGPPEVLEEPNHPYTKLLKESVPLIDRTWGAKLKYSAGSIDITKRTKGCVFADRCPFKRQICEVKEPPLIDLGRVKVKCWLYA, from the coding sequence TTGAGCACACCCTTCATCAGGTTAAAGGAGTTAACCAAAATATATAGCCTTGGAGTCCTAGGTAAAAAGAAGATTGTAGCTGTTGATAGAGTAAGCTTCGATATACGTAGTGGTGAGATACTAAGTATTCTCGGCGAGTCGGGTAGCGGTAAATCCACGATAGCAAAGATGGTTCTAAGGCTGTTAAAGCCATCAGGTGGTAACATTGTAATGTATACTAGTGAGAGAGCAATAGACCCATGGAATCTAAGGAAGTGGAGTGAGATAAAAGAGTACTTTAGGAGGGTTCAAGGAGTATTCCAAGACCCCTACGCCAGCTTTAATCCAAGAAGGAAAGTACTGGATGTCCTCTACGATACGGTAAGAAACTTTTTCCCCGAGCTCAAGGACAACCCAACAGCTGCTAAAACCATGATCTCGGATGTACTTGAGGGACTCGGCCTTAGAATACAAGACCTTGAAGGAAAGTACCCCCACCAGTTAAGCGGCGGGCAATTGCAGAGAGTCTCGATCGCGAGGGCGCTCCTTCCTAAGCCGCAGTTCATAATAGCTGATGAACCAGTATCCATGGTTGACGCTTCGACGAGAATAGATATACTCAACATATTCATAAACTTAAAGAAGGAGTACGGGGTTACACCAGTGGTAATAACCCACGACTACTCGCTAGCACACTACGCTAGTGACCGCATAGTAGTCTTGTATAGAGGGCAGTTAATGGAGGAAGGGCCTCCTGAAGTCCTAGAGGAGCCGAACCACCCTTACACCAAGCTACTGAAGGAATCAGTACCGCTAATAGATAGAACTTGGGGGGCGAAACTCAAATACAGTGCTGGCTCGATCGATATCACGAAGAGGACTAAAGGATGCGTCTTCGCTGACAGATGCCCCTTCAAGCGACAGATCTGTGAGGTGAAAGAACCCCCGTTAATCGACTTAGGGAGGGTAAAAGTGAAGTGCTGGCTTTACGCTTAA